The Streptococcus oralis DNA window ATCCACAACCCTTCTACCGATTCGCATATGTGGGGATTCCTGGTAATTATTAAGCTTGTGTCCAAACTCGTCGAAGGTCACATTTATCCCTTGTATAGCTAGGATCAACTTATCCGCAGACAACATAGACTGCCCTAGTTCAAACTTAGATAGCTGGGATGCTGTCAGGCCATCACATGCCACATCTGACTGCTTAAGCTTCCTAGCCAATCGCAATTCCTTGTAAAATTCTCCCAATTCCATTCTCTCAATCATCTTACCACCTCCTAGCTTTTGCATATTATATCATTATTTTCATAGTTCTATCAAAATATTCTGACACTTTAAAAAGTGAAAAAGCCAGCCTCAAGCTGACTCTTTATTCCATAGTATCAAAGGCGAGACTTGGTTTGGCATTTAGCTCCAAGCCTGCAAAGTTTTCTTTGTTCCACTCGCTAACACTAGCATAAGCAATCATACCCGCATTGTCTCCGCAAAGTCGCAGAGGAGGAATGATAACCTTGACGTCAGTGATTTCGGCTGCTAGGCGTTCTCTGAGGCCTTTATTGGCCGCCACACCACCTGCGACAACAAGGGTTTTAACAGGGTATTTATCTAAAGCCTTCTTGGTCTTAGCCATGAGAATATCCATGACAGCTGCTTGGAAGGAAGCGCACAAATCCTCTGTAGACAGGCTTTCTCCTTTTTGCTCGGCATTGTGGTGAAGATTTATAAAGGCAGACTTCAAACCAGAGAATGAAAACTCCAGATTGTCTTCCTTGATCATAGCACGTGGGAAATCATAAACATCCTGACCTTGATGGGCCAACTCGTCAATCTCGCGACCAGCTGGATAGGTCAAGCCCATGACACGTCCGACCTTGTCATAGGCCTCCCCAACCGCATCATCACGAGTTTCCCCAACAATCTTATAATCCCCAGCCTCAGAAACATAGACTAACTCTGTGTGCCCACCACTGACCAAGAGTGCCAACAAAGGAAACTCCAAAGGCTCCACACTCTGAGCTGCCATGAGGTGGCCAGCCATGTGATTAACGGGAATTAGAGGTAGTCCATGCGCCCAAGCAAAGGCCTTGGCAGCTGACAAACCAACTAGCAAAGCTCCAACTAATCCTGGCCCATAGGTAACGGCAACGGCTGTCACATCTTCTTCTGTAATTCCTGCTTCTGCTAGAGCCTCCTCGATACAGGCTGTAATGACCTCGACATGGTGACGACTGGCAACTTCTGGCACCACGCCTCCAAAACGTTTGTGACTCTCAATTTGACTAGCAATGACATTGGATAAGAGCTGGTCGTCGTTTTTCAGTACGGCGACACTGGTCTCATCGCAGGATGTCTCAAATGCTAAAATATATCTATCCTTCATCTACTTCTCTCTTCATGATAATGGCGTCCTCAGCTGGGTCATGGTAGTAGGCCTTTCTCTCAGCGATGACCGCCATCT harbors:
- the tsaD gene encoding tRNA (adenosine(37)-N6)-threonylcarbamoyltransferase complex transferase subunit TsaD produces the protein MKDRYILAFETSCDETSVAVLKNDDQLLSNVIASQIESHKRFGGVVPEVASRHHVEVITACIEEALAEAGITEEDVTAVAVTYGPGLVGALLVGLSAAKAFAWAHGLPLIPVNHMAGHLMAAQSVEPLEFPLLALLVSGGHTELVYVSEAGDYKIVGETRDDAVGEAYDKVGRVMGLTYPAGREIDELAHQGQDVYDFPRAMIKEDNLEFSFSGLKSAFINLHHNAEQKGESLSTEDLCASFQAAVMDILMAKTKKALDKYPVKTLVVAGGVAANKGLRERLAAEITDVKVIIPPLRLCGDNAGMIAYASVSEWNKENFAGLELNAKPSLAFDTME